From a region of the Arachis ipaensis cultivar K30076 chromosome B09, Araip1.1, whole genome shotgun sequence genome:
- the LOC107615498 gene encoding uncharacterized protein LOC107615498: protein MSQDIIELKAFKEEVNSNLQNQGAAIQKLENQIVYLTKQAPGTSSSHTVKAIAREECKAITLRSGKNLKEISRETTEDEAKENVKDKEQGQSVTPFATKEKEKEVLKPYTPKAPYPQRLMKSEKDGQFSRFLEIFKKLQINIPFAEAIEQMPLYAKFLKELMTKKRSWRNEETVLLTEECNAIIQHKLPQKFLGQEYCDLS, encoded by the coding sequence ATGAGCCAAGACATAATTGAATTGAAGGCTTTTAAGGAAGAAGTAAATTCTAACTTGCAAAACCAGGGAGCTGCCATCCAGAAGCTAGAAAATCAAATTGTGTATTTGACTAAGCAAGCCCCTGGGACAAGCAGTTCTCATACTGTTAAGGCTATTGCAAGGGAGGAATGTAAGGCCATaaccctcagaagtggaaagAATCTAAAGGAGATTTCAAGGGAAACTACAGAGGATGAAGCAAAGGAAAATGTGAAAGATAAAGAACAAGGACAATCTGTTACACCttttgcaacaaaagaaaaagaaaaagaggtctTGAAGCCTTACACACCTAAAGCACCTTATCCTCAACGTTTGATGAAAAGTGAAAAGGATGGGCAATTCTCCAGGTTCTTGGAGATTTTCAAGAAGCTTCAAATCAACattccctttgctgaagcaatagagcaaatgccactctatgcaaaATTCTTAAAAGAattgatgaccaagaagagaagctggagaaATGAGGAAACTGTGTTGTTAACTGAAGAATGCaatgccatcattcagcacaaattGCCTCAGAAGTTTCTGGGCCAAGAATATTGTGATTTAAGTTAG